The sequence ATTGAATAAACTGGACTTACCGACATTTGGTTTCCCCACAAGAGCAACATGAAACCCTTCCCGGATCAGTCTGCCACGCTCAAATGTGCCGAGGAGTCCTTCAACCTGCGCGATCAATTCATTCAAGCGGCGGTTTGTTTCCGTTTTGTCAATAAAATTATAATGTTGCTCCTCGCTGAAATCGATATTTCCTTCCAGCAGTGAAATCAGCTCAATGAAGCCGCTCCTCAACTCTTGAAATCGTCGACTGAGTTTTCCTTCCAGTTGATTTAAGGCAAGCTCCGCCTGGTACACAGAATCAGCTGTGATCAAATCATTGACAGCGCCCGCTTGAACCAGATCAATCCTTCCGTTTAAGAATGCTCGATACGTAAACTCCCCGGGTTTGGCATGTCGCGCGCCGGCGCTTACCAAAGAACCGAGCACTTGATCCAGGATCAAAGGGTTGCCATGGCAGGTGATCTCAATCAGGTCTTCCTTTGTGTAGGAGTGCGGTTTTTGAAAATAGATCAGCAAAGCCTCATCGATTTCACGGCTTTGAGTAAGGATCCTTCCTAGCGTAGGACGATACGGCGTTATTGCGGAATCATTCCTGGCTACGAATACCTTAGAAGTAATTGGAAAAGAGTCGGAGCCGCTGATTCTGATGGTTCCCAGCGCTGAACGTCCATACGGTGTGGCGATGGCTGCGATGGTATCTTCCGTTTCAAACACCATAACGCGGGGCCTCGCAAATCAGGTCGCTTTCACAACGGCGGGAATCGCTTTTTGCTGCTGTTGTTGAAAATAATACTGATGCGAAATCGCCAGCACGTTGCTCAACAGCCAGTATAGAACAAGACCGCTCGGAAGGTTTAACGAAATATATGTGAACATGACCGGCATGATGTACATCATGTTCTTCTGCATTGGATCGGTCGCAGGAGTCATTTTCTGTTGGAGAAGCATCGTTGCGCCCATCAGGATCGGGGTGACCCAGAACGGATCCGGCCGGGAAAGGTCCTGGAGCCATAATGCAAAGGGAGCCCCGCGAAGTTCTATTGCATTAGATAGTAATTTGTAGAAGGCAAACAGAACAGGCATCTGCAATAACATCGGCAGGCAACCACCTAGAGGATTTACACCATAGCGCTTGTGAAGCGCCATGACCTCCACGTTCATGCTCTGTTTGCGCGGATCATCGCTTTTCATCTTGGCGTATTTTTCCTGAATCTTCTTCATTTCCGGCTGCATCTGCTGCATCTTTTTCATCGAAGCAAAACTCATTTGAGTGAAGGGCGTGAAGATAATCTTTATGACAATCGTAATGAGGACGATGGCCCAGCCATAGTTACTGGTGAATTTGTAACATTCACGCATGCCGAAGAAGAGCGCTTTGGTGATGGGACCAAAGAATCCGAAATCCACAGCATTCTTGAGATCCATGCCCAGTTGATCGAGAATGACATAATCCTTGGGCCCGACGAAAAGGGTCATTTTCAGCGGCTCGGCACGAACTCCCGCAAGCACCACGTTCACATTTTGCGGTTTTTTGTCAGCGGATACTTTTGCCATGTAGGTGTCGGCAGGTTGCGAGCCAGCATTGGACGGAATGAAGATGGCGAGAAAGTAGTTATTTTCGACGCCGGCCCATCTTACTGTGGAACCGATTCTTTGATACCCATCCTTCGGATCGAGGTGCTCCACTTTTTCACCCGTATTTACAAGTCCCCGTGAGGGATTCAGGAACGAGGGTTTGGAATAGCTGCGGACCGTCTCGATTCCAGGTGC is a genomic window of bacterium containing:
- the mnmE gene encoding tRNA uridine-5-carboxymethylaminomethyl(34) synthesis GTPase MnmE; the encoded protein is MVFETEDTIAAIATPYGRSALGTIRISGSDSFPITSKVFVARNDSAITPYRPTLGRILTQSREIDEALLIYFQKPHSYTKEDLIEITCHGNPLILDQVLGSLVSAGARHAKPGEFTYRAFLNGRIDLVQAGAVNDLITADSVYQAELALNQLEGKLSRRFQELRSGFIELISLLEGNIDFSEEQHYNFIDKTETNRRLNELIAQVEGLLGTFERGRLIREGFHVALVGKPNVGKSSLFNALLEESRAIVTAIPGTTRDYLRERMTLGNFLVQLLDTAGVRESGEEIEQEGIRRTRQVIAKADLILFVLDGSGVPDDQDTALWQETEGKDRFIVWNKSDLSGFRESDWAGEASMRVSAMTGNGIQELRSRIQKHMEERVRFNGEDFLISNVRHREILESALLSLRRAGESVKKGMSEEFAMVDLHQALGKVGEITGDVTIEDVYQHIFSNFCIGK
- the yidC gene encoding membrane protein insertase YidC; this encodes MDKKLIFFLVGFSLFYFLYYQFVLQPMEKKLPRKTVTAPAPSTPSKTTTTPAPAPTPTAPAPSVAPATPTTAEPAKVVVVDTPLYRAEFTNQGALLTSFRLKNYLDDHRQSLEMVPQSADGTEHPLKLELNDKELSKLANTSVYSVSNDSISLSGRDKQRMEFTFSDGRNSFLKSFEFRADSYLIDFSVAAQQENQFLPVKVGWAPGIETVRSYSKPSFLNPSRGLVNTGEKVEHLDPKDGYQRIGSTVRWAGVENNYFLAIFIPSNAGSQPADTYMAKVSADKKPQNVNVVLAGVRAEPLKMTLFVGPKDYVILDQLGMDLKNAVDFGFFGPITKALFFGMRECYKFTSNYGWAIVLITIVIKIIFTPFTQMSFASMKKMQQMQPEMKKIQEKYAKMKSDDPRKQSMNVEVMALHKRYGVNPLGGCLPMLLQMPVLFAFYKLLSNAIELRGAPFALWLQDLSRPDPFWVTPILMGATMLLQQKMTPATDPMQKNMMYIMPVMFTYISLNLPSGLVLYWLLSNVLAISHQYYFQQQQQKAIPAVVKAT